A genome region from Gossypium hirsutum isolate 1008001.06 chromosome A04, Gossypium_hirsutum_v2.1, whole genome shotgun sequence includes the following:
- the LOC107931148 gene encoding uncharacterized protein: MNLGDLHKVWEIKALKRKPGEEEAKKILEKIAKQVQPIMRKHKWRVKLLSEFCPNNPALLGLNVGAGIHVKLRLRRPNRDWDFYPFDQVLDTMLHELCHNAHGPHNASFYKLWDELRKECEELMSKGIAGTGEGFDLPGRRLGGFSRQPPLSSLRQTALAAAENRARLGSLLPSGPKRLGGDSTIRDALSPIQAAAMAAERRLQDDIWCGSHCSEIAGDEESCADPLQDHLDLDQGGESSSINDVSSRHAFGGTSLKRSHRQDKPESSFVDLTTPPVSRSSINEGAKSPKRSCKSNNLIPHQSSSSATPSAPMLNDDSPENQGVTAVWECQSCTLLNPPLAPICKLCCTERPRDIGTKYKFWSCKFCTLENSVKLDKCSACDQWRYSHGAPISTPAPNVGT, encoded by the exons atgaatttGGGGGATTTGCACAAGGTCTGGGAAATCAAAGCATTGAAGAGGAAACCTGGAGAAGAAGAAGCCAAAAAAATCTTAGAGAAAATAGCCAAACAAGTTCAACCCATTATGCGTAAGCATAAATGGAGAGTCAAGCTCCTCTCAGAATTCTG TCCAAATAATCCAGCTTTGCTTGGGCTGAATGTGGGAGCTGGCATCCACGTGAAGTTAAGGCTACGAAGACCGAACCGGGATTGGGATTTTTATCCCTTTGATCAAGTTCTTGATACAATGCTTCACGAGCTTTGCCATAATGCTCATGGTCCTCATAATGCTAGTTTTTACAAGCTCTGGGATGAGCTTAGAAAG GAATGTGAGGAGCTCATGTCAAAAGGAATAGCTGGCACAGGGGAGGGGTTTGATCTTCCTGGGAGGCGCTTGGGTGGATTTTCCCGACAACCTCCACTCTCATCTCTTCGTCAGACTGCATTAGCTGCAGCAGAGAACAGAGCACGCTTGGGGTCTCTGTTACCTTCTGGTCCTAAACGTCTTGGTGGTGACAGCACCATTAGGGATGCGCTTAGTCCTATACAAGCAGCTGCAATGGCTGCCGAAAGGAGATTGCAGGATGATATCTGGTGTGGTTCCCATTGCTCTGAGATTGCTGGGGATGAAGAAAGCTGTGCTGATCCTCTGCAGGATCATTTGGACTTGGATCAGGGAGGAGAGAGTTCGAGTATCAATGATGTTTCCAGCAGGCATGCTTTTGGTGGAACCTCTCTTAAACGTAGCCATAGGCAAGATAAACCGGAATCCAGCTTTGTGGATTTAACTACCCCTCCTGTATCTAGATCTTCTATCAATGAAGGTGCCAAATCTCCTAAACGAAGTTGTAAATCCAACAACCTTATACCTCACCAATCTAGTTCAAGTGCCACTCCTTCTGCCCCCATGCTTAATGATGATTCTCCAGAAAATCAAGGAGTAACTGCGGTGTGGGAGTGCCAATCATGCACTTTATTGAATCCA CCATTAGCCCCAATATGCAAGCTTTGCTGCACGGAAAGGCCCAGAGACATTGGCACCAAGTACAAATTTTGGTCCTGTAAGTTTTGCACCTTGGAAAACAGTGTGAAACTGGATAAATGCTCAGCATGTGACCAATGGAGATATTCACATGGTGCTCCTATATCAACTCCAGCTCCCAACGTTGGCACATGA